One region of Carya illinoinensis cultivar Pawnee chromosome 8, C.illinoinensisPawnee_v1, whole genome shotgun sequence genomic DNA includes:
- the LOC122317809 gene encoding GATA transcription factor 5-like produces the protein MECAEAALKTSCRMEMAVKTPQAVLEDIWPVNGQNAVVCDDLFVDELLDLSNEEGFVNEEEEDKGFVSVSPRQDRQNSTTNIVISAKDEFGSELSVPADDLANLEWLSHFVEDSFSEFCTPFPGGISTEKPMNEGPEPEPEQAKPCFKTPVPARARSKRARTSGRVWCLGSPSLTESSASSTSSTSSSSPSSSWLVYLNAAQYEGPVEQVYSEEKQPEKKQRKKATGEAASGGGVTQTPRRCSHCGVQKTPQWRTGPLGAKTLCNACGVRYKSGRLLPEYRPACSPTFSSELHSNHHRKVLEMRRKKEPSDVSESGLAPPAVSSF, from the exons ATGGAATGCGCGGAAGCGGCATTGAAAACCAGTTGTAGGATGGAAATGGCCGTGAAAACCCCACAAGCGGTTTTGGAGGATATATGGCCTGTGAATGGGCAAAATGCCGTTGTTTGTGACGACCTTTTTGTGGACGAACTTCTTGACTTGTCTAATGAAGAAGGATTTgtaaatgaagaggaagaagataaaGGCTTTGTCTCTGTTTCCCCTCGACAAGACCGccaaaattccaccaccaacaTCGTTATCTCTGCCAAAGACGAGTTTGGCTCCGAACTCAGTGTTCCG GCAGACGATTTAGCGAACCTTGAATGGCTGTCCCACTTCGTCGAGGATTCTTTCTCGGAATTCTGCACGCCTTTCCCTGGCGGAATTTCAACCGAAAAGCCTATGAACGAAGGGCCTGAACCAGAACCGGAACAGGCAAAGCCGTGTTTCAAAACTCCTGTTCCGGCCAGGGCAAGAAGCAAGCGTGCCAGAACCAGCGGCCGAGTTTGGTGCCTTGGGTCCCCTTCGCTGACCGAGTCGTCCGCGAGTTCAACCTCCTCGACTTCTTCGTCGTCCCCTTCAAGCTCTTGGCTCGTATACCTCAACGCTGCCCAGTACGAGGGACCTGTCGAGCAGGTTTACTCGGAGGAAAAACAACCGGAGAAGAAGCAGAGGAAGAAAGCGACAGGGGAGGCGGCGTCTGGTGGAGGTGTGACGCAGACGCCGAGGCGGTGCAGCCATTGCGGTGTCCAGAAGACCCCACAGTGGAGAACGGGCCCACTCGGAGCCAAGACACTGTGCAATGCTTGTGGGGTCCGGTATAAGTCCGGTCGGCTCCTACCGGAATATAGACCCGCGTGTAGCCCTACTTTCTCGAGCGAATTGCACTCCAACCATCACCGTAAAGTGCTGGAGATGCGGCGGAAGAAGGAACCCTCTGACGTATCCGAGTCCGGTTTGGCTCCACCTGCAGTGTCcagtttttga